A window from Streptomyces sp. NBC_00335 encodes these proteins:
- a CDS encoding ABC transporter ATP-binding protein — MLLEVRDLHVEFKTRDGVAKAVNGVNYSVAEGETLAVLGESGSGKSVTAQAVMGILDMPPGRIAGGEILFKGRDLLKMKEEERRKVRGAEMAMIFQDALSSLNPVLSVGAQLGEMYEVHRGMSRKDARNKAVELMDRVKIPAARERVGDYPHQFSGGMRQRIMIAMAMALEPSLIIADEPTTALDVTVQAQVMDLLAELQRELNMGLILITHDLGVVADVADKIAVMYAGRIVEAAPVHEIYKNPAHPYTRGLLDSIPRLDQKGQELYAIKGLPPNLLAIPPGCAFNPRCPMARAVCRTDVPPLAEVGPDRASACFFWKECLGG, encoded by the coding sequence ATGCTGCTCGAAGTGCGCGATCTGCACGTGGAATTCAAGACCCGGGACGGAGTCGCCAAGGCCGTCAACGGGGTCAACTACTCCGTGGCCGAGGGCGAGACCCTCGCCGTGCTCGGCGAGTCCGGCTCCGGCAAGTCGGTCACCGCCCAGGCCGTCATGGGCATCCTGGACATGCCGCCGGGCCGCATCGCGGGCGGCGAGATCCTCTTCAAGGGCAGAGACCTGCTGAAGATGAAGGAGGAGGAGCGCAGGAAGGTCCGCGGCGCCGAGATGGCCATGATCTTCCAGGACGCCCTGTCCTCCCTCAATCCGGTCCTGAGCGTCGGCGCGCAGCTCGGCGAGATGTACGAGGTCCACCGCGGGATGTCCCGCAAGGACGCGCGGAACAAGGCCGTCGAGCTGATGGACCGGGTGAAGATCCCGGCGGCGCGCGAGCGGGTGGGGGACTACCCGCACCAGTTCTCCGGCGGCATGCGCCAGCGCATCATGATTGCCATGGCGATGGCCCTGGAACCCTCGCTCATCATCGCAGACGAGCCGACCACGGCCCTGGACGTCACCGTCCAGGCCCAGGTCATGGACCTCCTCGCGGAGCTCCAGCGCGAGCTCAACATGGGCCTGATCCTGATCACCCACGACCTCGGCGTGGTCGCCGACGTGGCCGACAAGATCGCCGTCATGTACGCCGGCCGGATCGTCGAGGCGGCCCCCGTCCACGAGATCTACAAGAACCCCGCGCACCCGTACACCCGCGGCCTGCTGGACTCCATCCCGCGCCTGGACCAGAAGGGCCAGGAGCTGTACGCCATCAAGGGGCTGCCGCCCAACCTGCTCGCCATCCCGCCCGGCTGCGCCTTCAACCCGCGCTGCCCGATGGCCCGGGCCGTCTGCCGCACCGACGTACCGCCGCTGGCCGAGGTCGGACCGGACCGCGCCAGTGCGTGCTTCTTCTGGAAGGAGTGCCTCGGTGGCTGA
- a CDS encoding ABC transporter permease — MPEPDPERAAYDPLGPGPHESIAPTGQGGAMDLALEEGESLEKELGGGPAGPAGPQEKARSLWSDAWHQLRRNPVFLVSTLLILFLVVISIWPQLIASGDPLQCDLSKSQQGSSPGHPFGYDTQGCDVYTRTVYGARASITVGICATLGAALLGSALGGLAGFFGGWGDSLLSRVADIFFGIPVVLGGLVFLSVVTSTTVWPVVGFIVLLGWPQLARIARGSVITAKQNDYVQAARALGAGNGRMLLRHVAPNAIAPVIVVATIALGTYIALEATLSFLGVGLRPPTVSWGIDISNAASQIRNAPHMLLYPAGALSITVLAFIMLGDAVRDALDPKLR, encoded by the coding sequence ATGCCTGAGCCCGATCCCGAGCGCGCCGCCTACGATCCGCTGGGACCCGGCCCCCACGAGTCCATCGCCCCCACCGGCCAGGGCGGGGCCATGGATCTCGCCCTGGAGGAGGGGGAGTCGCTGGAGAAGGAGCTCGGGGGAGGCCCGGCGGGCCCCGCGGGGCCCCAGGAGAAGGCCCGCTCCCTGTGGTCCGACGCCTGGCACCAGCTGCGCCGCAACCCCGTCTTCCTCGTCTCCACGCTGCTGATCCTCTTCCTCGTGGTCATCTCCATCTGGCCCCAGCTCATCGCGAGCGGCGACCCGCTCCAGTGCGACCTGTCCAAATCGCAGCAGGGCTCCTCCCCGGGCCACCCCTTCGGCTACGACACCCAGGGCTGCGACGTGTACACCCGCACCGTCTACGGGGCCCGCGCCTCCATCACCGTCGGCATCTGCGCCACCCTCGGCGCGGCCCTCCTCGGCTCCGCGCTCGGCGGGCTCGCCGGGTTCTTCGGCGGCTGGGGCGACTCACTGCTCTCCCGGGTCGCCGACATCTTCTTCGGCATCCCCGTGGTCCTCGGCGGCCTGGTCTTCCTGTCCGTGGTCACCAGCACCACCGTCTGGCCCGTCGTCGGCTTCATCGTGCTGCTCGGCTGGCCCCAACTGGCCCGCATCGCCCGCGGCTCGGTCATCACCGCCAAACAGAACGACTACGTCCAGGCCGCGCGGGCGCTCGGCGCCGGCAACGGCCGGATGCTGCTGCGGCACGTGGCACCCAACGCCATCGCGCCCGTCATCGTCGTCGCCACCATCGCGCTCGGCACCTACATCGCCCTGGAAGCCACCCTGTCCTTCCTCGGCGTGGGCCTGCGCCCGCCGACGGTCTCCTGGGGCATCGACATCTCCAACGCCGCCTCGCAGATCCGCAACGCCCCGCACATGCTGCTCTACCCGGCGGGCGCGCTCAGCATCACCGTGCTCGCGTTCATCATGCTCGGCGACGCGGTGCGCGACGCCCTCGACCCCAAGCTGCGCTGA
- a CDS encoding ABC transporter permease — translation MGRYVIRRLLQMIPVFIGSTFLIFFMVYALGDPVAALFGDKAPDPATAARIRKDLYLDQPLWKQYLHYMGQIFQGDFGTAFNGQKVTELMASAFPVTLRLTIVAIAIEIVVGITLGVISGLKRGKSIDSGVLVLTLVVISVPTFVTGYLLQYVFGVKWGWVRPTVSPDAPFNELILPGIVLALVSLAYVTRLTRTSIAENVKADYVRTAVAKGLPRRRVITRHLLRNSLIPVVTFIGTDIGALMGGAIVTERIFNIHGVGYQLYQGILRNNSPTVVGFVTILVIVFLLANLLVDLLYAVLDPRIRYA, via the coding sequence ATGGGACGTTATGTGATCCGGCGACTGCTCCAGATGATCCCCGTGTTCATCGGCAGCACGTTCCTGATCTTCTTCATGGTGTACGCGCTCGGTGACCCGGTCGCCGCCCTCTTCGGCGACAAGGCACCCGACCCCGCCACCGCCGCACGCATCCGCAAGGACCTCTACCTCGACCAGCCCCTGTGGAAGCAGTACCTGCACTACATGGGCCAGATCTTCCAGGGCGACTTCGGCACCGCCTTCAACGGCCAGAAGGTCACCGAACTCATGGCCTCGGCCTTCCCGGTGACCCTGCGCCTGACCATCGTCGCCATCGCCATCGAGATCGTCGTCGGCATCACCCTCGGTGTGATCAGCGGCCTCAAGCGCGGCAAGTCCATCGACAGCGGCGTGCTGGTGCTCACCCTCGTCGTCATCTCGGTGCCCACCTTCGTGACGGGCTACCTGCTCCAGTACGTCTTCGGCGTCAAATGGGGCTGGGTCCGGCCCACCGTCTCCCCGGACGCCCCCTTCAACGAGCTGATCCTGCCCGGCATCGTGCTCGCGCTGGTCTCCCTCGCCTACGTCACCCGGCTCACCCGGACCTCCATCGCCGAGAACGTCAAGGCCGACTACGTCCGCACCGCCGTGGCCAAGGGCCTGCCCCGGCGCCGGGTCATCACCCGCCACCTGCTGCGCAACTCGCTGATCCCCGTGGTCACCTTCATCGGCACCGACATCGGCGCCCTGATGGGCGGAGCCATCGTCACCGAGCGGATCTTCAACATCCACGGCGTCGGCTACCAGCTCTACCAGGGCATCCTGCGCAACAACTCCCCGACGGTGGTCGGCTTCGTGACCATCCTCGTGATCGTCTTCCTGCTGGCGAACCTGCTCGTCGACCTGCTCTACGCGGTCCTGGACCCGAGGATCCGTTATGCCTGA
- a CDS encoding peptide ABC transporter substrate-binding protein, producing the protein MRGATHAKWAACAAAVALAATACGGGSDSGGGGADGIVSSSWGDPQNPLEPANTNEVQGGKVLDMIFRGLKRYDPETGEAKNFLAEKIETTDSQNFTITLKDGWKFSNDEPVTAQSFVDAWNYGADVTKKQNNSPFFSDIVGYADVHPEKGDPKSKTMSGLVVKDPKTFTVALKEKFSTWPETLGYQAFSPLPKAFFTDHDAWLKKPVGNGPYTVDSYTKGTGMKLRKWDAYTGEDKAVNGGVDLKVYTDNNTAYTDLISGNLDLVDDVPAQQLKNVANDLGDRYINQPALIIQTLTFPLYDPQWSKEGTDKVRRGISMAINRDEITKQIFRETRTPAKDWTSPALGDKGGFSATACGEACSFNPTEAKKLIQEGGGLPGGKVTLTSNVDTGSHREWMDAVCNSINNALGEGPVCTVNPIGTFADFRNQQSSFKLTGPFRSGWQADYPLIQNFLEPLYYTGASSNYGKFSNPEFDKLIDAANREADATKATATFKDAEKILAEQMPSIPLWYQNGSAGYGERVSDVKLNQFSVPVYDQIKVS; encoded by the coding sequence ATGCGCGGAGCCACCCACGCCAAGTGGGCCGCATGTGCGGCGGCCGTCGCCCTCGCGGCGACCGCCTGCGGCGGCGGAAGCGACAGCGGCGGAGGCGGCGCGGACGGGATCGTCAGCTCCTCGTGGGGCGACCCGCAGAACCCGCTGGAGCCCGCCAACACCAACGAGGTCCAGGGCGGCAAGGTCCTCGACATGATCTTCCGGGGGCTCAAGCGGTACGACCCCGAGACCGGTGAGGCGAAGAACTTCCTCGCCGAGAAGATCGAGACCACCGACAGCCAGAACTTCACGATCACGCTGAAGGACGGCTGGAAGTTCAGCAACGACGAGCCGGTCACCGCGCAGTCCTTCGTGGACGCCTGGAACTACGGCGCGGACGTCACCAAGAAGCAGAACAACTCGCCCTTCTTCTCCGACATCGTCGGCTACGCGGACGTCCACCCCGAAAAGGGCGACCCCAAGTCGAAGACCATGTCCGGCCTGGTCGTCAAGGACCCCAAGACCTTCACGGTCGCCCTCAAGGAGAAGTTCTCCACCTGGCCCGAGACCCTCGGCTACCAGGCGTTCTCCCCCCTGCCCAAGGCCTTCTTCACCGACCACGACGCCTGGCTGAAGAAGCCCGTCGGCAACGGCCCGTACACGGTGGACTCGTACACCAAGGGCACCGGCATGAAGCTGCGCAAGTGGGACGCCTACACGGGCGAGGACAAGGCCGTGAACGGCGGCGTGGACCTGAAGGTCTACACCGACAACAACACCGCCTACACCGACCTGATCTCCGGCAACCTCGACCTGGTCGACGACGTCCCGGCGCAGCAGCTGAAGAACGTCGCGAACGACCTCGGCGACCGCTACATCAACCAGCCGGCCCTCATCATCCAGACCCTCACCTTCCCGCTGTACGACCCGCAGTGGAGCAAGGAGGGCACGGACAAGGTCCGCCGCGGCATCTCGATGGCGATCAACCGCGACGAGATCACCAAGCAGATCTTCCGCGAGACCCGCACCCCGGCCAAGGACTGGACCTCCCCGGCCCTCGGCGACAAGGGCGGATTCTCCGCCACCGCCTGCGGCGAGGCCTGCTCCTTCAACCCCACCGAGGCCAAGAAGCTCATTCAGGAGGGCGGCGGCCTGCCCGGCGGCAAGGTCACGCTGACCTCCAACGTGGACACCGGCTCGCACCGCGAGTGGATGGACGCCGTCTGCAACAGCATCAACAACGCGCTCGGCGAGGGCCCGGTCTGCACGGTCAACCCGATCGGCACCTTCGCCGACTTCCGCAACCAGCAGAGCAGCTTCAAGCTGACCGGCCCCTTCCGCTCCGGCTGGCAGGCCGACTACCCGCTGATCCAGAACTTCCTGGAGCCGCTCTACTACACCGGCGCGTCCTCTAACTACGGCAAGTTCAGCAACCCGGAGTTCGACAAGCTCATCGACGCGGCGAACCGCGAGGCCGACGCCACCAAGGCGACCGCCACCTTCAAGGACGCCGAGAAGATCCTCGCCGAGCAGATGCCGTCCATCCCGCTCTGGTACCAGAACGGCAGCGCGGGCTACGGGGAGCGCGTCTCGGACGTGAAGCTCAACCAGTTCAGCGTCCCGGTGTACGACCAGATCAAGGTCAGCTGA
- a CDS encoding GNAT family N-acetyltransferase, whose translation MLTVRPAGPSDAGDICGLLNAIDRIEIGRPETDLGAVEADLHHPDVDLEADSFLAFESGRLLGYALVWADSGPGRVDCHFRVLPGRRTAAARLLDLVEARARELAAGAPHAFLWLAPSGGRTLDPGLLPGRGYRTVRRYRVLTRALGPADLPPTPPAGLTLRPCDGGESERRRAHALVEETFADHFGHVERAYEPWLDHIDGRGLDWSLVWIASLPALGDVGILLTRDDRTSMGWLSHLGVRAQARGRGVGAFLLRHGFAAYAARGRATLGLGVDTGNTTGALALYEAHGMTTHHAVDTWELTLGRTALHSEG comes from the coding sequence ATGCTCACCGTACGGCCCGCCGGGCCCTCCGACGCCGGGGACATCTGCGGGCTCCTCAACGCCATCGACCGCATCGAGATCGGCCGCCCGGAGACCGACCTCGGCGCCGTCGAGGCCGATCTGCACCACCCCGACGTCGACTTGGAAGCCGACTCCTTCCTGGCCTTCGAGAGCGGCCGGCTCCTCGGCTACGCCCTGGTGTGGGCCGACTCGGGCCCCGGCCGCGTCGACTGCCACTTCCGGGTCCTGCCGGGGCGCCGTACGGCCGCCGCCCGGCTGCTCGACCTGGTGGAGGCCAGGGCCCGCGAGCTGGCCGCCGGAGCCCCGCACGCCTTCCTGTGGCTCGCGCCGAGCGGCGGCCGCACCCTCGACCCCGGCCTGCTGCCCGGCCGCGGCTACCGCACGGTGCGCCGCTACCGGGTACTCACCCGCGCACTGGGCCCGGCCGACCTGCCCCCGACCCCGCCCGCCGGGCTCACCCTGCGCCCCTGCGACGGCGGCGAGAGCGAGCGCCGGCGCGCCCACGCCCTGGTCGAGGAGACCTTCGCGGACCACTTCGGGCACGTGGAGCGGGCGTACGAGCCCTGGCTCGACCACATCGACGGCCGCGGCCTGGACTGGTCGCTCGTATGGATCGCGAGCCTGCCCGCGCTGGGCGACGTAGGCATCCTGCTCACCCGCGACGACCGCACCAGCATGGGCTGGCTCAGCCACCTCGGCGTGCGCGCGCAAGCCCGCGGCCGGGGCGTCGGCGCCTTCCTGCTGCGCCACGGCTTCGCCGCCTACGCCGCCCGCGGCCGCGCCACCCTGGGCCTCGGCGTGGACACGGGCAACACGACCGGAGCGCTCGCGCTGTACGAGGCGCACGGCATGACCACCCACCACGCGGTGGACACCTGGGAGCTGACGCTGGGACGGACCGCTTTGCACTCGGAGGGGTGA
- a CDS encoding ABC transporter ATP-binding protein: MAELTNAPAREPILQVRNLVKHFPLTQGILFKKQVGAVKAVDGISFDLYQGETLGIVGESGCGKSTVAKLLMNLERATAGEVFYKGQDITKLSGRALKAVRRNIQMVFQDPYTSLNPRMTVGDIIGETYDIHPEVAPKGDRRRKVQELLDVVGLNPEYINRYPHQFSGGQRQRIGIARGLALNPEIIICDEPVSALDVSVQAQVINLMEKLQEEFNLSYIFIAHDLSIVRHISDRVGVMYLGKMAEIGTDEQIYEHPTHPYTQALLSAVPVPDPAAREGRERIILTGDVPSPANPPSGCRFRTRCWKAEEKCSVEEPLLAIPERFKGVKSLAAHESACHFAEEKAVLAV; this comes from the coding sequence ATGGCTGAGCTCACCAACGCCCCCGCGCGGGAGCCGATCCTCCAGGTCCGCAACCTGGTCAAGCACTTCCCGCTGACCCAGGGAATCCTGTTCAAGAAGCAGGTCGGCGCCGTCAAGGCCGTCGACGGGATCTCCTTCGACCTGTACCAGGGCGAGACCCTGGGCATCGTCGGCGAGTCCGGCTGTGGCAAGTCCACCGTCGCCAAGCTGCTGATGAACCTGGAACGCGCCACCGCCGGCGAGGTCTTCTACAAGGGCCAGGACATCACCAAGCTGTCCGGCCGCGCCCTGAAGGCCGTCCGCCGCAACATCCAGATGGTGTTCCAGGACCCGTACACCTCGCTGAACCCGCGCATGACGGTCGGCGACATCATCGGCGAGACCTACGACATCCACCCCGAGGTGGCCCCCAAGGGCGACCGGCGCCGCAAGGTGCAGGAGCTCCTGGACGTCGTCGGCCTCAACCCGGAGTACATCAACCGGTACCCGCACCAGTTCTCCGGCGGCCAGCGCCAGCGCATCGGCATCGCCCGCGGCCTCGCGCTCAACCCGGAGATCATCATCTGCGACGAGCCGGTCTCCGCGCTCGACGTATCGGTGCAGGCCCAGGTCATCAACCTGATGGAGAAGCTGCAGGAGGAGTTCAACCTCTCCTACATCTTCATCGCGCACGACCTGTCGATCGTCCGGCACATCTCGGACCGCGTCGGTGTCATGTACCTCGGCAAGATGGCCGAGATCGGCACCGACGAGCAGATCTACGAGCACCCGACCCACCCGTACACCCAGGCGCTGCTCTCCGCGGTGCCGGTGCCGGACCCGGCCGCCCGCGAGGGCCGCGAGCGGATCATCCTCACCGGTGACGTCCCCTCGCCGGCCAACCCGCCGTCGGGCTGCCGCTTCCGCACCCGCTGCTGGAAGGCCGAGGAGAAGTGCTCCGTGGAGGAGCCGCTGCTCGCCATCCCGGAGCGGTTCAAGGGCGTCAAGTCGCTGGCCGCGCACGAGTCGGCCTGTCACTTCGCGGAGGAGAAGGCCGTCCTGGCCGTCTGA
- a CDS encoding ABC transporter ATP-binding protein: protein MDNTSSLPSPRDGDPQTPLLEVRDLHVEFHTRDGVAKAVNGVNYSVSAGETLAVLGESGSGKSVTAQAIMGILDMPPGKIPQGEILFRGQDMLKMSFEERRKLRGRKIAMIFQDALSSLNPVLTVGYQLGEMFRVHEGMSKKDARLKAIELMEKVKIPAAKQRVDDYPHHFSGGMRQRIMIAMAIALEPDLIIADEPTTALDVTVQAQVMDLLAELQRELNMGLILITHDLGVVADVADKIAVMYAGRIVETAPVHEIYKRPAHPYTRGLLDSIPRLDQKGQELFAIKGLPPNLLRLPSGCSFSPRCVAAQDVCRSEIPALQVVSEQDGTELAGRHSACHFWKEQLHG, encoded by the coding sequence ATGGACAACACCTCCAGCCTTCCCTCCCCGCGTGACGGGGACCCGCAGACGCCGCTCCTCGAAGTGCGCGACCTGCACGTCGAGTTCCATACCCGCGACGGTGTCGCCAAGGCAGTCAACGGCGTCAACTACTCCGTGAGCGCCGGCGAGACCCTCGCCGTGCTCGGCGAGTCCGGCTCCGGCAAGTCCGTGACGGCCCAGGCCATCATGGGCATCCTGGACATGCCCCCCGGCAAGATCCCGCAGGGCGAGATCCTCTTCCGTGGCCAGGACATGCTCAAGATGAGCTTCGAGGAGCGGCGCAAGCTGCGCGGCCGGAAGATCGCCATGATCTTCCAGGACGCCCTGTCCTCCCTGAACCCGGTGCTCACCGTCGGCTACCAGCTGGGCGAGATGTTCCGCGTCCACGAGGGCATGTCGAAGAAGGACGCCCGGCTCAAGGCCATCGAGCTGATGGAGAAGGTCAAGATCCCGGCGGCGAAGCAGCGGGTCGACGACTACCCGCACCACTTCTCCGGCGGTATGCGCCAGCGCATCATGATCGCCATGGCGATCGCGCTGGAGCCCGACCTGATCATCGCGGACGAGCCGACCACGGCCCTGGACGTCACCGTCCAGGCCCAGGTCATGGACCTCCTCGCGGAGCTCCAGCGCGAGCTCAACATGGGCCTGATCCTGATCACCCACGACCTCGGCGTGGTCGCCGACGTCGCGGACAAGATCGCCGTCATGTACGCCGGCCGGATCGTCGAGACCGCTCCGGTCCACGAGATCTACAAGCGCCCGGCGCACCCGTACACCCGCGGCCTGCTGGACTCGATCCCGCGCCTGGACCAGAAGGGCCAGGAGCTCTTCGCGATCAAGGGCCTGCCGCCGAACCTGCTGCGCCTGCCCTCCGGCTGCTCGTTCAGCCCGCGCTGCGTCGCCGCGCAGGACGTCTGCCGGTCGGAGATCCCCGCCCTCCAGGTCGTCAGCGAGCAGGACGGCACCGAACTGGCCGGCCGTCACAGCGCGTGCCACTTCTGGAAGGAGCAGCTCCATGGCTGA
- a CDS encoding ABC transporter permease: MPDMTKTEATTPEDTSAPVAPVDPVKAEKARSLWGDAWADLRRNPYFIVSSVLIFILLTIAAFPSWFTSADPTKGDLVHHFLQHPELSKVGSPDWLGYDGQGRSVYARLIYGTRASIIVAVAVTAIVTIVGGITGMIAGYFGGLTDAIMSRITDVFFGIPFLLGAMVVLQAFTERTVSTVVFALAFLGWTQINRVMRGAVITVKQADYVHAAKALGAGTTRILIRHILPNAMAPVIVVSTIALGGYIAAEATLSYLGLGLAAPNISWGVDISAGASQIRVAQYILLYPSIILSITVLAFIMLGEAVRNALDPKLR; encoded by the coding sequence ATGCCTGACATGACCAAGACCGAAGCCACGACGCCCGAGGACACCTCGGCGCCCGTCGCCCCGGTGGACCCGGTGAAGGCCGAGAAGGCACGCAGCCTCTGGGGCGACGCCTGGGCCGACCTGCGGCGCAACCCGTACTTCATCGTCTCCTCGGTGCTGATCTTCATCCTGCTGACGATCGCGGCCTTCCCGAGCTGGTTCACCAGTGCCGACCCCACCAAGGGCGACCTGGTCCACCACTTCCTCCAGCACCCCGAGCTGTCCAAGGTCGGTTCGCCGGACTGGCTCGGCTACGACGGTCAGGGACGCAGCGTCTACGCCCGCCTCATCTACGGCACCAGGGCCTCGATCATCGTGGCCGTCGCGGTGACCGCGATCGTCACCATCGTCGGCGGCATCACGGGCATGATCGCCGGTTACTTCGGCGGCTTGACGGACGCGATCATGTCGCGCATCACCGACGTCTTCTTCGGCATCCCGTTCCTGCTCGGCGCGATGGTCGTCCTGCAGGCCTTCACCGAGCGCACGGTGTCGACGGTGGTCTTCGCCCTGGCCTTCCTCGGCTGGACGCAGATCAACCGCGTCATGCGCGGTGCGGTCATCACCGTGAAGCAGGCCGACTACGTGCACGCCGCCAAGGCGCTGGGCGCCGGCACCACGCGGATCCTGATCCGGCACATCCTGCCGAACGCCATGGCCCCGGTGATCGTGGTCTCCACGATCGCGCTCGGCGGCTACATCGCGGCCGAGGCGACCCTGTCCTACCTGGGTCTGGGTCTCGCGGCCCCGAACATCTCGTGGGGCGTGGACATCTCCGCCGGTGCTTCGCAGATCCGAGTGGCGCAGTACATCCTGCTGTACCCCTCGATCATCCTCAGCATCACCGTCCTCGCCTTCATCATGCTCGGCGAAGCGGTCCGCAACGCCCTCGACCCCAAGCTGCGCTGA